CTCCCTTTCCGGCACGCCGTTCCGCAGCGACACCGCGCCGATTCCCTTCGTCACTTACGCGCCCGACGAATCCGGCGGACGGGTGTCGTCCACCGACTACGCCTACGGGTACGGTCGCGCCCTCGCGGACGGCGTCGTGCGTCCGGTGCTGTTCCACATGTACTCGGGAAAGATGCGCTGGCGCACGAGTGCCGGCGACGAGCTCGAGGCTCATCTCGGGCAGGACAACACCAAGGACGTCAACTCGCAGGCGTGGCGGACAGCGCTCGACCCAGAGGGCGAGTGGATGCCGGCAGTGCTGTCGGCTGCGGATCGACGACTCACAGAGATCCGCCATCACGTCCCTGATGCCGGTGGCCTTGTGATCGCGACCGACCAGACAGTCGCCCGTGCCTACGCGAAGATCCTGCACAGCCTCACGGGTCAGCGCCCGACGATCGTGCTCTCCGACGAGGCCGCCTCGTCGGAGCGCATCGAGAAGTTCAGCGCCGATACCAGCCGCTGGATGGTGGCAGTGCGCATGGTGTCGGAAGGCGTGGATGTCCCGCGGCTCGCGGTGGGCGTCTATGCGACGTCGTCATCGACACCGTTGTTCTTCGCACAGGCCATCGGACGCTTCGTGCGTGCCAGGCGCCGTGGTGAGGCCGCGAGTGTCTTCCTGCCGAACGTGCCGGTGCTCATGGGCCTCGCGAACGACCTGGAGAAGCAGCGCGACCACGCTTTGGATCGCCAGACCAAGGATGACGACGGGCTCGACGACTCGCTGCTGGAGAGCGCGAACCGTGAAGAAGAGACATCCGACGCCTTGACGCAGGAGTTCAGTTACCAGGCGATCTCGTCGCTCGCGCACTTCGACCGGGTCGTCTTCGAGGGGCAGGAGTTCGGTCAACTGGCCGAGCCAGGCACGCCGGAGGAAGAAGAGTTCATCGGCATCCCCGGACTCCTCGAACCTGAGCACGTGCACGAGCTGCTCATGCAGCGTCAGACACGTCAGTCGAAGCTGCGCGAGGTACGCGAGGCGGAAGCGGGGCCCGAAGCCGTCACGACGCTCCCGGCTCCATTGCACCGCACGATGCGCGAACAGCGGCAACTGCTGAACAGCCTGGTCGGACTCTATGCCCGACAGGCCGGCGAGCCACATGGCGCCGTGCACGCTGAGCTGCGCCGAATCTGCGGAGGACCGGCAGTCGCCCAGGCGACCGTGACGCAGTTGCAGGCCCGCATCGAGGTGCTGCGCAAGCGGGTGCGGAAATAGTTTCTGCTCGCCGATTCCGCCGAAGGTTCGGCCCAGCGGACTGGGACTCCTTCGGAAGCCCGAAATGCTGGCAATCCCCGCTTTCCGGGGAATCAAGCTCCAACGGCTGGATACCGTTGTTGCAGCCCGTTCACCCATTGGAGGATTCATGACAGCGCCTGCTGCCGCCGAGCCGACCGCTGCCGATCGTCGCCGCTGGGCACGATACCTCGTCGAAGAGCGGGCAGAGGGGACGGTATATCAGAAGCTCGCTGCCCGGAAGACGGGGGAGGAGCGGGAGATCCTGCGGAGTCTCGCTGACGCCGAACGTCGTCACGAGCAGCACTGGTTGGATCTTCTCGGGGGCGAGCCTGTCAGGCTCCCCAAGGCGGGCATCCGTTCGCGAATGCTTGCGTGGATGGCGGGGCGCTTCGGATCCATATTCGTGCTCGTGCTCGCCCAGAGCGCGGAGGCACGTTCGCCCTACGACACCGAGCAGTATGCGACACCTGCAATGCGCGCCGATGAGAAGGTTCATCATGAGGTCGTGCGCGGACTTGCGGCGCGTGGCCGACGGCGTCTGTCGGGCTCTTTCCGTGCCGCCGTGTTCGGCGCGAACGACGGCCTCGTCAGCAACCTCGCACTTGTATTGGGCATCGGCGCGACGGGCGTGAGCTCGAGCTTCGTCCTGTTCAGCGGTATCGCCGGTCTTCTCGCCGGTGCATTGTCGATGGGTGCGGGGGAGTTCGTCTCCGTGCGGTCGCAGCGCGAACTGCTTGCATCGACCGAGGCGAACGACGATGCTGCGCACTCGGCCGGAGACCTCGACATCGACGTGAATGAACTGGCGCTGGTGTACCGGGCACGAGGTATCGATGAGGGCGAGGCCCTCGCGAGGTCGCGCCGCATCATCACGGCCGCGCAGGAGGGCGTACGACGCGCGGCCACGGCTCCGGTGCGCACAGGTGCCGCAGGCGGCGACCACGACATCGTGGGCAGCGACTGGACTGCAGCGATCTCGAGCTTCCTTCTCTTCGCGTCCGGCGCGATCATCCCGGTGCTCCCGTGGATCTTCGGGCTTCAGGGGCTCACGGCTGTCGTCGTGGCTCTGCTCCTCGTCGGCCTCTCGCTGCTCGCCACCGGGGCGATGGTGGGTGTCCTGTCCGGGGGGCCGCCGCTTCGCAGGGCGTTGCGGCAGTTGGCGATCGGATTCGGTGCCGCTGCGATCACCTACTTGCTCGGTCTTGTGTTCGGAGTCGGCGCGGTCTGATCGACGCACCGCCACCCATACACTGGGCGAGTGCGCGACGTGGCTGCTCGACCCGGTTCCGGCGACGGCGATCGTCCGCGCGAAGTGCTTCGTGTCCGCGCCTTCGCACTGTTCTGGAGTGCGACGACCATCCGCGCGTTCGGCGGTTCGATCGCAGGCGTGGCGTTCCAGATCCTCATCGTCACGGTTATCACGGCCTCACCGTTCGAGATCGGTGTACTCAGCGCTCTGAGCGTCGTGCCTTACCTCTTCCTCGGTCTGATCGTCGGGGCCCTGATGGATCGGTGGAAGCGCCAGCGAACGCTGATGGTCACGAGTATCGGCCGCGCGGTCGTTCTCGGCATCGTCCCGATACTCCTGCTGCTCGATGCG
The DNA window shown above is from Microbacterium murale and carries:
- a CDS encoding DEAD/DEAH box helicase — translated: MLSPSFPQRAPWGTADKLRAWQREALDIYFQRDQRDFLVAATPGAGKTTFALTLAVELLRMGEVNRIIVVAPTEHLKTQWADAAARVHIRLDPRFRNSHWAPSRQYHGVVVTYAQVAAKSSVHRHLTEDAKTLVILDEVHHGGDALSWGDAIRDAYGPAKRRLSLSGTPFRSDTAPIPFVTYAPDESGGRVSSTDYAYGYGRALADGVVRPVLFHMYSGKMRWRTSAGDELEAHLGQDNTKDVNSQAWRTALDPEGEWMPAVLSAADRRLTEIRHHVPDAGGLVIATDQTVARAYAKILHSLTGQRPTIVLSDEAASSERIEKFSADTSRWMVAVRMVSEGVDVPRLAVGVYATSSSTPLFFAQAIGRFVRARRRGEAASVFLPNVPVLMGLANDLEKQRDHALDRQTKDDDGLDDSLLESANREEETSDALTQEFSYQAISSLAHFDRVVFEGQEFGQLAEPGTPEEEEFIGIPGLLEPEHVHELLMQRQTRQSKLREVREAEAGPEAVTTLPAPLHRTMREQRQLLNSLVGLYARQAGEPHGAVHAELRRICGGPAVAQATVTQLQARIEVLRKRVRK
- a CDS encoding VIT1/CCC1 transporter family protein, whose amino-acid sequence is MTAPAAAEPTAADRRRWARYLVEERAEGTVYQKLAARKTGEEREILRSLADAERRHEQHWLDLLGGEPVRLPKAGIRSRMLAWMAGRFGSIFVLVLAQSAEARSPYDTEQYATPAMRADEKVHHEVVRGLAARGRRRLSGSFRAAVFGANDGLVSNLALVLGIGATGVSSSFVLFSGIAGLLAGALSMGAGEFVSVRSQRELLASTEANDDAAHSAGDLDIDVNELALVYRARGIDEGEALARSRRIITAAQEGVRRAATAPVRTGAAGGDHDIVGSDWTAAISSFLLFASGAIIPVLPWIFGLQGLTAVVVALLLVGLSLLATGAMVGVLSGGPPLRRALRQLAIGFGAAAITYLLGLVFGVGAV